The nucleotide sequence AGTTCCTTGTGAAACATGTTAAGAATAGTTGAATATGTCAAAAGCcacttcatttttttaaatttctttttaccTGTAAAAACAATCCTGTAAATACATTTACTTCtatgtataaatgttttgatgACATTCCTGTTATATTCTCTATATACATCACATCATGCAGAGGATCTACATTCTGGGTTATAGcagcacatttctgtttttgttctgtaaaTAAACCTTGAATAGAAGACTTGTTGGGTATTAAATAACTTTATGTTGCTTTAAGTCACCAGGCATATTACACCATcatattaaatgaaaaataactcCAGCAAAATCAGATACTTGAATTAGATCAATTCTGACAGGGTCAGTAAGGTGTTACGGTATATAAAGCCCGTCTTGGAGCTATATACTGAATTTATTGCTTCTGATACTAAATTTGTCAAAATCAAAACACTCACATTAGCTACTAAGATTCATTTTATTACCTATTGACTGATTTGACCTTTAGCTATTTTGATCTGCTAAAGTGTCAACAAAAACATCCATTTTATATACCCagttatccttgcagggtcgccagtccatcacagtacaaacaaacatgcacccACACACTCcctcctaagggcaatttagaccGGTTAACCTAACTCCTGTTTCTTGGACTCTAAACTGTGGGAGGATGCCAGAAAACCCAgggggaacatgcaaactccataaaGAAAGACCCCAGATTCCAGCCTcctcttgctgcaaagcaaccgTGCAAAATTGTTCATCTCCTAAGAATAAAAGGGAAAActattttatgcttttaataTTTCAAACGATTTCTGGCCTTGTAAACAAAGCCTAATATGGTACAATGTGCTAAAAGCATGTGATATTTTTGGCTGTTGTGCTTGAAACACCTCTTCAGTGTTGCATGGAGAACTTGGACAACACATATGGAGTGAAGGACTGGGGTGTAGGTCCCAATCTTCCAACTACTGAGAGATAGTCACACCTCTCTACCTGGGAAAGATCAGGGTGTTTAAAAGGAGGCTGACTTTTTGTTCTGGCCGTAGAACAGCGGAGCAGATCTTCACCCTCACAGAGCTGCCGAGGACGTTATGGGAGATTGGTTGTTAAGTCCAAATGTGTTCTGTGGATCTGGAAAAGGCATACGAGCAGCACTCTCAGGGCATTTTGAGGGGATGATGCAGGAGACGAAGTGCTATAAATGATTTtaagccctttttttttttttttttaccaaaggaAGAGCTGATGGCACTTTTTCAGTCAAGCTTGTACTTAGAACAGGTTGGACTTTACCAGAACTGCCCCTTGTAAGCTTCTGCTCCTCTGCATTAAAAGAACTTGGGTGAAGTTTCCAGCATCTGATCAGGTTGCTTTCCAGGAAGCCTCCCTTCGGTGATTTGCTGGGCATGTCTCACTTGGAGGAGTCCCTGGAGCTGACCCAGAACCTGCTGGAGGCCCTGCATGACACTGATAACATTTTGCTGTCTATCATCAAGGGACTAGAAGTTCAAGAAAGAGCAACTGAAAAGCAGGAGGCACAGAGAAGAACATGGAGGGTGTGAGGCAGAAGGTTCTTGAACCAAAATGCCATGGATATGTTCCTGAGGTTTGTATGCGGTGGTGTGAGAATCATATCTTATTTACGCAGCTTCACTCTATGTGTTTATAAAACAGATCAGCTTGTATGCGGAGGGCTTGCTCTGACCTGGAGCACTGGTGaagatttcagaaaacaatctTTCTCCTCATAttgaccactagatggcagcttTGCTGCAGTGAATGCGTTGCAGGTTTAGTGTAAACTTTTTAGTTTTCCTTTAAACGAAAATGTTGAAACAAATTTGCATTTCATACATACTATATATTAaagagacattttttatttaggcTCTTAACTACACATTTCCTGAAATCAGttcaaaaagacattttaagggAATCCAGTTATGTTGCAGAGGCAACACTGAACTAATCGGAATATGCAatcagtttaaaacaaattgtaaaCTGAGGTTGTTCACAGAAAGACAGAATTATATCTAAAACAGAGCCATCTACTATTcaaggaaattaaataaaagtaatgaaatgaatttgttttaatCTCCATGTTCAGGGCTTCCCCAAGTCCAGAGCTTTCATGAACTCCTCTTCTGTGAAGGACAGCATCTTCACAGCTTCAAAGTGCATCTGCAACACACAAAGTCTtatcaaggttttaaaaagaaaacatgaacatgGCAAGTGTCAAAAAAGATACTCACCTTTGATCTTTTGAGAATGCTGATCAACTTCAGTTGTTTCTTGAAACCAGCAATGAGTTCTGCTTTCTGCTTCTTAAGGATCTGATTCTCAGCCAGCagattttctttactttgatGTTCTTCACTTATCTTTTCCTTATTTAACACACAAAAATTCAAAAGTTATAGCTAAGCTTAGCCCTACTTTTTCACGTAAGACTTTTAGTATCAGGTTACATAAAGTTTTGGTTGGcgatttgtaaaataatttaaaaagaagaCTTATTttctagaaaacaaaacataactcCAATTATTAGCTACTAAAACGCAGCTAATAAACATTTGGTCACTGGTGCCATTTCTAAATCATTTTGTGGCTCTTCACaaagtttttttattcacaaacaTAACCCTTAAACTGTGAGTCGCCTTTGTAAATGTAATCTCTTACAGAATCGAGAAACTTCCACTACTTTTAAAATGTCTCTCTAAGATGTTTTCCACCCAAATAAAATATTCACATGTTGCCATATAACCGCTATTTCTTGTCAAACATGTGTGGCATGTTGAATAAAATTAGTCACATAATGCAAATTATGATAACACATAGATTGCTGGCATGTAGTATTaatcaaagacaaaaaaacaaaaaaaaacaaacaggcttACCTTGTTCATTTGTCTTGTCTTACTCAGCTGGGACTTCAACTtctccacctcctccagagCTCTGTTTAGGCGAACCTCCACAGTGCGGTGGACAGCTGCTGCTTGCTTTTGGGATCTATTCAGAGTCTCTACTTCCTATGCAAAGCACAACAGACATCATAGTCAGCTTGCAGGAAGGATGGAGGATGTTGTCAATCCTGACAGTTTGTTCTGAGCAGGTACATAGTGAACTTGTAAAAATGCTAACAGAGAGGTGCTTCAGATGTCACTGATACAAACCTTGCTTAAAGCAGCCACTTGGAGCTGGAGATCGTTGCATTTTTTAGCAGACTCTTCTGCTAAAGCTTTCTGCCTCTCGGTCTGTGTTTTCTGGATGCTGACGGTCCTCTGCAGTCTTGCTCTGTCCTCCTCAAGCTCTTTAATATTTGCAGTCAGCTTCGCATTTTCATCATCCTGAAAGACAAGGAACTTTGCTAAACACATACAGTTTGCTTACTTCTTCAGATTCACAGCATAAATAGtctaaaaaaatttatttcaacaCGTGCTTTATATTTTATGCAGTTTAAGAATTATTGTGATAGTTCTAAAATACTTTTCCAccaaagcaaaataaattaatggaACCTG is from Girardinichthys multiradiatus isolate DD_20200921_A chromosome 4, DD_fGirMul_XY1, whole genome shotgun sequence and encodes:
- the LOC124867275 gene encoding testis-expressed protein 9-like isoform X2, whose translation is MRGQNEVLSSPLSNVFLLDAEDEDGFRNLKSQPRTTQDLGMKRCDFLDLCNPYKVSKKKVTSATQSMHAGNQGNKLQFKTASLKDADDSAALGDGADLFLAKTIQSMEEKMKDSDQDNLLDNAEDCVGSAASDAQTRVLKAKLQIMQEELDLLSCDFYKKDDENAKLTANIKELEEDRARLQRTVSIQKTQTERQKALAEESAKKCNDLQLQVAALSKEVETLNRSQKQAAAVHRTVEVRLNRALEEVEKLKSQLSKTRQMNKEKISEEHQSKENLLAENQILKKQKAELIAGFKKQLKLISILKRSKVSIFFDTCHVHVFFLKP